The Saccharomyces mikatae IFO 1815 strain IFO1815 genome assembly, chromosome: 13 genome has a segment encoding these proteins:
- the STO1 gene encoding Sto1p (similar to Saccharomyces cerevisiae STO1 (YMR125W); ancestral locus Anc_2.413), translating into MFNRKRRGDFDEDENYRDFRPRVPKRQRIPPVVQLCKEMMPDIRTIGESVKAFEDDIKFLSEAIMNEYGHEDYFNNALLSTFNAVVVEQPQKQAAIALLTMVVNSKNNVAGKSIINYFFEELQKWCKETYNNEFKGASNETGPWNKIKLILRFLSILSPMFLVDELINIYKGLFELSIELNNLDPDNRVPISEAIYTNTLLNIPYLFFFNKNNDVLRTKVEELLVYVEQNYRVKTTDIKLLREYNDESPYEMVELVQVALPNIKKALVNNMEHLNEFFPDWNHLLTPQTGDEGFNDALALPSVEELKPFLRLDNGIGSVDSMWKTPRYVFHVYLPNSAGNFETVVPINTYAGQLFNDIIIDLVESLEFNRKEVARQVITLDLFFKAGIFTEPGESIAQLIATYEENPLASTFKIEDLAIETILGLIFKLPSVSQPFAYFYTLLVDICQNSPKAIAPVFGRAFRFFYNHLDSLDFELKLRYLDWFSIQMSNFNFSWKWNEWEEDSIKFGKYFYNPKVNFAKNLIQKELRLTSNFSEVEDSLPQEFTKYLDTSYIPRDQLVSYYQSLFTGYTVEEDSIRKNDLYFRQEGVPMENTVRKILDYTHKANNSREVTELEGILEELKEEHGSIISDFSRFVIILLVQAVADSGSRSLSHANKYINDLKEDLRTVFGKIELDAEVKEYIIIEAVLTFWNANPQTGFLVADAFKYAGLITSKTIFTFIFNETGLKNNGLVEATAIEAVFRNLSQQITEENESGNNFEFVFERLCTIVNNTVGLLEVNNDEDIEIPNVNSEMDIDDIEDDGLDLKWKYVTAIGFIKSILRRYSYEYRELADKFIAGIDNAIPHESTRRSILNWIQETKEI; encoded by the exons ATGTTTAATAGGAAGAGAAGAGGAG ATTTCgatgaagacgaaaatTATCGCGACTTTAGGCCTCGTGTGCCTAAAAGGCAAAGAATCCCGCCTGTCGTTCAACTGTGTAAAGAGATGATGCCCGATATCCGTACCATTGGTGAATCTGTCAAAGCTTTTGAAGACGatatcaaattcttgagTGAAGCCATAATGAATGAGTATGGTCATGAGGACTACTTTAATAATGCCTTATTGAGTACTTTTAACGCTGTTGTTGTGGAGCAACCGCAAAAACAAGCTGCCATTGCGCTATTAACCATGGTTGtcaattcaaaaaataatgttgCAGGGAAGAGTATCATAAATTACTTTTTCGAAGAATTACAAAAATGGTGTAAAGAGACATATAATAATGAATTCAAGGGTGCTTCGAATGAAACCGGACCATGGAATAAGATTAAATTGATCTTAAGATTTTTATCTATTTTATCTCCAATGTTTTTGGTTGATGAGCTAATCAATATTTACAAGGGCTTATTTGAACTGAGTATTGAACTGAACAATCTGGATCCGGATAATAGAGTTCCGATCTCTGAAGCAATTTACACTAATACTTTGTTGAACATAccatatttgttttttttcaacaagaatAATGATGTTTTAAGAACAAAAGTAGAAGAGCTACTTGTATACGTTGAACAAAACTATCGAGTTAAAACAACAGACATAAAGTTGTTAAGAGAATACAATGACGAATCTCCATATGAAATGGTAGAGCTTGTCCAAGTTGCGTTGCCAAACATCAAGAAAGCATTGGTTAATAACATGGAGCATcttaatgaatttttcccTGATTGGAACCATTTGTTAACTCCACAAACGGGAGACGAAGGATTTAATGATGCTTTGGCGCTTCCATCAGTAGAAGAGCTGAAACCTTTTCTACGTTTGGATAATGGCATTGGTTCCGTTGATAGTATGTGGAAGACACCAAGATATGTTTTTCACGTTTATTTACCAAATTCTGCTGGTAATTTCGAAACCGTGGTGCCCATCAATACATATGCTGGTCAACTATTCAACGATATTATTATCGATCTGGTTGAAAGTTTGGAATTCAATAGGAAAGAAGTGGCCAGACAAGTAATAACTCtggatcttttttttaaggCTGGTATATTCACAGAACCTGGCGAATCTATTGCCCAGTTAATCGCTacttatgaagaaaatccaTTGGCCTCTACTTTCAAGATTGAGGACTTGGCTATTGAAACTATTTTGGGgcttattttcaaattgcCTAGCGTTTCGCAACCTTTTGCTTACTTTTACACTTTGTTGGTAGATATTTGTCAAAATTCTCCAAAAGCGATTGCCCCTGTTTTTGGTAGGGCATTTAGATTTTTCTACAACCATTTAGATTCTTTGGATTTTGAACTAAAGTTAAGATATTTGGATTGGTTTTCAATTCAAATGAGTAACTTTAACTTTTCTTGGAAATGGAATGAATGGGAAGAAGATTCAATTAAATTCGGAAAGTATTTTTATAACCCGAAGGTAAACTTTGCTAAAAATTTAATTCAAAAAGAGCTACGGTTGACTTCGAATTTTTCAGAAGTGGAGGATAGTTTACCACAAGAATTCACGAAGTATTTGGATACTTCTTACATTCCAAGAGATCAATTGGTTAGTTATTATCAATCTTTATTCACTGGTTACACAGTGGAAGAAGATTCAATTAGAAAGAATGATCTATATTTCAGACAAGAAGGTGTACCTATGGAAAACACAGTtcgaaaaattttggattATACCCATAAAGCGAATAACTCTAGAGAAGTTACTGAATTAGAAGGTATTTTAGAAGAGTTAAAGGAAGAACATGGTTCCATAATTTCCGACTTTAGCAGATTTGTTATCATATTGCTAGTTCAGGCTGTTGCAGACTCAGGTAGTAGATCTTTATCACATGCTAACAAGTATATcaatgatttgaaagaagatcTCAGAACGGTATTTGGGAAGATTGAATTAGATGCCGAAGTAAAAGAGTACATTATAATTGAAGCCGTTCTAACTTTCTGGAACGCTAACCCCCAGACAGGTTTTCTGGTAGCAGATGCCTTCAAATATGCAGGTTTGATTACTTCTAAAACCATTTTTACATTTATATTTAACGAAACTGGTTTGAAGAATAATGGTTTGGTTGAAGCAACTGCCATTGAAGCTGTCTTTAGAAACTTATCTCAACAGAtaacagaagaaaatgaaagcgGAAATAATTTCGagtttgtttttgaaaggtTATGCACCATTGTCAACAACACTGTAGGCTTACTGGAAGTTAATAATGAcgaagatattgaaataCCAAATGTAAACAGTGAGATGgacattgatgatattgaagatgatggGCTGGATTTGAAGTGGAAGTATGTTACAGCAATAGGATTTATCAAAAGTATACTAAGAAGATATTCTTATGAGTACCGTGAACTAGCAGATAAATTCATTGCTGGCATTGACAACGCCATTCCACATGAGTCGACAAGAAGATCGATTTTAAATTGGATTCAAGAAACAAaggaaatttga
- the EPO1 gene encoding Epo1p (similar to Saccharomyces cerevisiae YLR031W and YMR124W; ancestral locus Anc_2.414) encodes MDAGLSTMAPRNGQSSARVKLRNNLLNSDIGDIDIRDESPISKSDNDRNNNNQPFSMSLQQQQQYYGNDINEVPMQMPLQQRQIPIQMYSQQQRQQQQYNLGYSNPPLNGIPVSQHNFTKPSPSSNHNGVNSKKASSLTQSSFSNFFKHKHQFGKSKKNAKGVGDGDDDEEVILEDSANADLTFNDIQTLGHKGGDKYGYGGDSAPIIPTLVTRDRGTMSNTEYRKYMTNQKKTAMNAMAKQTKNGGAVSLPPRAMSLQSFPNGNPLMQAPAPHPNFPPNNMVGPNYSRANSLMTGPPRQFQQPQQQQRMPPINYYNNRPGQFQNTTQPVIRTGQQQPQQPQQPRTMSLTNAPRYSPQNPTPFVLQQQLSQRQQQPQQMSENYRTMSLQTQNVPQGFQQWTSSDNNARAVPIRKPADQSPISSRNNSAHSIPIPSIQNKSSSTFSSSTSSIDATAIPDLKKQRSSPLKKQINNNQTIVEKGKLNVLQLSAPQQKELKEKETKLAEMEKSLREREMLIEEKERARKNDETSGAYEASHNSDDLNLRPTSALETGLGDLTLDGEGVAANRASLVTFSSTFSDSPSKQRIINTRTGMYKLENSTDINEYVTAQEFPSPEQHSANVDNDEANAINGAESNNSNSKRASFLHSIPERDPKRNISDSTIRRRQSDDNDKRISNVNISMNQENINNDTFLYKKNNRDGHLSAASYMSSSSRKSLISNTLPLNIDSTSESDNFIPHMDCSPSKREVSTANHGKGDTNVSEEDFSFDNTLAKTYEPLYTKRGDLTHAISTDGEKGSESKMITISGEQLNLITENKELMNELTLVSTELAESIKRETELEERIRLYETDNSTPNFDNSSSVSFSDFEKELRKKSSKIVQLIQQLNEERLKRFIAEEQLLLQENGTKPSSIELVGRIENLNKLIDERDSEIEMLKDHLQ; translated from the coding sequence atggatgCAGGCTTATCAACCATGGCACCAAGAAACGGTCAGTCTTCCGCAAGAGTTAAATTAAGAAACAATCTCTTGAATAGTGACATAGGAGACATTGACATTCGAGATGAGAGtccaatttcaaaaagcGACAATGATAGgaataacaacaaccaACCTTTTTCCATGTCTCtacagcagcaacagcaataCTATGGTAATGATATCAACGAAGTTCCAATGCAAATGCCACTGCAGCAACGTCAGATTCCGATTCAAATGTACTCACAGCAGCAACGccagcaacaacaatacAATCTCGGGTATTCTAATCCACCCTTGAACGGGATACCGGTATCACAGCATAATTTTACCAAACCATCACCGAGCAGTAATCACAATGGTGTTAATAGTAAAAAGGCTTCCTCTTTAACCCAAAGCtcattttccaattttttcaaacataAACATCAATTTGGGAAATCGAAGAAGAACGCAAAGGGAGTGGGagatggtgatgatgacgagGAAGTTATCCTAGAAGACTCCGCAAATGCAGACCTAACATTTAATGATATTCAAACACTCGGTCACAAAGGTGGTGACAAATATGGATATGGTGGCGATTCGGCTCCTATTATCCCCACATTAGTAACTAGAGATCGCGGGACTATGAGTAATACAGAGTACAGGAAATATATGActaatcaaaagaaaactgcAATGAATGCTATGGCAAAACAGACAAAAAATGGTGGTGCAGTCTCACTGCCACCCCGAGCAATGTCTTTGCAAAGTTTCCCCAATGGTAACCCTTTAATGCAAGCACCCGCTCCTCATCCAAACTTTCCACCAAATAACATGGTGGGTCCCAATTATTCAAGAGCGAATTCACTGATGACTGGCCCTCCCAGACAGTTCCAGCAACcgcaacaacaacaaagaaTGCCACCgattaattattacaacaatcGCCCAGGTCAGTTCCAAAATACTACTCAGCCAGTTATACGTACTGGCCAACAACAACCTCAACAACCTCAACAACCTCGCACCATGTCATTGACAAATGCCCCAAGATATTCGCCCCAAAATCCTACACCATTCGTACTTCAACAGCAGTTATCACAAAGGCAACAACAACCCCAGCAGATGTCGGAAAACTATCGTACAATGTCACTACAAACTCAAAATGTTCCCCAAGGTTTCCAACAGTGGACTTCAAGTGACAATAATGCTAGAGCTGTACCCATCAGGAAACCAGCCGATCAATCtccaatttcttcaagaaataaCTCAGCTCACTCAATACCAATACCGAGCATACAAAATAAATCATCAAGTacattttcctcttctacATCTTCCATAGATGCTACAGCAATCCCTGATTTAAAAAAACAGAGATCTTCGCCattaaagaaacaaataaacAACAATCAAACCATTGTAGAAAAGGGGAAATTAAATGTTTTACAGTTATCTGCACCTCAGCAAAAAGAactaaaggaaaaagagaCGAAACTAGCTGAAATGGAGAAATCTTTACGTGAGAGGGAAATGCtaatagaagaaaaggaacgAGCTAggaaaaatgatgaaacaaGTGGAGCCTACGAAGCTTCACATAACTCAGATGATTTGAATCTAAGACCTACAAGCGCGTTAGAAACAGGCTTAGGAGATCTTACATTAGATGGTGAAGGTGTAGCGGCCAATAGAGCATCCCTGGTGACTTTTTCGTCAACATTTAGTGATTCTCCCTCCAAGCAGAGAATCATCAACACTAGGACTGGTATGTACAAACTAGAAAACTCTACCGATATTAATGAATACGTGACGGCACAGGAGTTTCCTTCGCCTGAACAACATAGCGCCAATGtagataatgatgaagCTAACGCCATTAACGGAGCCGAGTCgaataatagtaatagtaAGAGAGCTTCTTTTTTACACTCAATACCGGAAAGAGATCCCAAAAGAAACATTTCAGATTCTACCATTAGGCGCCGTCAGTCCGATGATAATGACAAAAGGATAAGCAATGTCAACATATCCAtgaatcaagaaaatatcaacaatgatactttcttatataagaaaaataatcGCGATGGCCACTTGTCAGCAGCTTCATATATGTCTAGCTCTTCGCGAAAATCACTTATTTCTAATACGCTACCCTTGAATATCGATTCTACGTCTGAATCCGATAATTTTATACCACATATGGATTGCTCACCCTCCAAAAGGGAAGTTTCCACAGCTAATCACGGTAAGGGCGACACAAATGTTTCTGAAGAGGACTTCAGTTTTGATAATACCTTGGCAAAAACATATGAACCATTATATACAAAAAGAGGAGACTTGACTCACGCCATTTCAACTGATGGAGAAAAGGGCTCCGAGTCCAAGATGATAACAATTTCTGGTGAACAGTTGAATTTGATcacagaaaacaaagaactGATGAATGAATTGACACTTGTGTCCACCGAACTAGCCGAATCGataaaaagagaaactgAATTGGAAGAGAGAATACGGCTATATGAAACGGATAACTCAACGCCCAATTTTGACAATTCTTCAAGTGTAtctttttctgattttgaaaaggaactAAGGAAAAAGTCTAGCAAAATTGTCCAATTGATCCAACAATTAAATGAGGAGAGATTAAAAAGATTCATTGCTGAGGAGCAACTATTACTTCAAGAAAACGGCACCAAACCCAGTTCTATAGAATTGGttggaagaattgaaaatttgaataagCTTATCGATGAGAGAGATTCTGAAATTGAAATGCTTAAAGATCATTTGCAATAG
- the SAS2 gene encoding histone acetyltransferase (similar to Saccharomyces cerevisiae SAS2 (YMR127C); ancestral locus Anc_2.410), with the protein MAGSIGQSLTATAQQLKGKKNGGKGKNESSAKIKKGQKEMLYGILNERNIKQIQFGLSKRFPTWYGSAVYFDPETKRLGCSESKCQLSSASSERYWLDTLFVCEYCFKYTDDRTRFEAHVAFCPFQYRSPGKIKYKSPEYTIRRVKGSKHQLFCQCLCLFTKLYLDNKSMYFKVDHYEFYIVYETGSEKPMGFFSKDLVSYQQNNLACILIFPPYQRRGLGLLLIEFSYKLSQSEGVISGPEVPLSPFGLIGYLKYWSQILCWHLIEGDLAHFDKVTLEDLSIVTGMRVSDIILTLKHLNCIGENNQIYLQSLNTWLKTHGAKGNWFKLKDEYLLIDD; encoded by the coding sequence ATGGCCGGATCTATAGGTCAATCACTCACAGCAACTGCCCAGCAACTTAaagggaagaaaaatggtggaaaaggaaagaatgAATCCTCAGCAAAGATAAAAAAGGGTCAAAAGGAGATGTTATATGGAATACTGAACGAAAGGAACATAAAGCAGATCCAATTCGGTTTGAGCAAAAGATTTCCCACTTGGTATGGGAGTGCTGTTTATTTTGACCCtgaaaccaaaaggttAGGATGCTCCGAGTCCAAGTGCCAGCTTTCTTCTGCTTCCAGCGAGCGATACTGGCTAGACACTCTTTTTGTCTGTGAATATTGCTTCAAGTACACCGATGACCGGACACGGTTTGAAGCACATGTTGCATTCTGTCCATTCCAATACCGTTCTCCGggcaaaataaaatataaaagtCCAGAATACACAATAAGAAGAGTGAAAGGATCCAAGCACCAGCTATTTTGCCAATGTCTTTGTCTTTTTACGAAGTTGTATCTGGACAACAAATCCATGTATTTTAAGGTAGATCATTATGAATTTTACATAGTTTACGAAACTGGATCAGAAAAGCCAATGGGGTTTTTTTCGAAAGATCTTGTGTCATATCAGCAAAATAACCTAGCATGCATCTTGATATTCCCACCATATCAAAGGCGTGGGTTGGGCCTTTTACTTATTGAGTTCTCATATAAATTATCTCAATCAGAAGGTGTCATATCAGGGCCAGAAGTACCGTTATCCCCCTTTGGATTGATCGGGTACTTGAAATACTGGTCACAGATACTCTGTTGGCATCTCATTGAAGGTGATCTCGCACATTTTGATAAAGTGACCCTGGAGGACCTCTCTATAGTGACTGGAATGAGAGTCAgtgatattattttaacTTTGAAGCACTTGAACTGTATCGGAgaaaataatcaaatatACTTACAATCCTTGAACACTTGGTTGAAAACGCACGGAGCAAAAGGGAACTGGTTCAAACTAAAAGATGAATACTTGCTAATAGACGACTAG
- the DLT1 gene encoding Dlt1p (similar to Saccharomyces cerevisiae DLT1 (YMR126C); ancestral locus Anc_2.412) yields MSGLSKLKSWLYKASLFVSLILLIGFSVVLPIDSIAQASKSENNAFNTFIVVGALVVFGVFCIFIIVGRMLFHKSCLKDIPRRYIPITPADLPHRSSREAVLQNMERSKELTILLRKPKDPVIHDGLEPPKRCDYPSNEKLFPEYLNYADCIKSLTDRLKYHGLFLNNLDVRMKLEDTFADVVNSQFVNHNANKIQLDKAKKFIALYETIRFSGKDVTRDQFINFVKLCLYFGEMSLTRDISFANLQNFKLNGSSNNIERTESKYSINPFDENEYAQDDMHYFPESPTHLVRESSRSTVARHISSGVDLTNSEGHQCESDSDCNALRDKLTEVDSYKSVIRH; encoded by the coding sequence ATGTCCGGATTATCGAAACTCAAGTCGTGGTTATATAAAGCTTCCCTCTTCGTTTCTTTGATACTTTTGATTGGGTTTTCAGTTGTATTACCAATAGATTCCATCGCACAAGCTTCCAAATCAGAGAATAACGCCTTCAATACGttcattgttgttggtgCTTTAGTTGTTTTTGGTGTTTTTTGtatctttattattgttggaaGAATGCTATTTCACAAGAGCTGCTTAAAGGATATACCTAGAAGATATATCCCGATCACGCCGGCTGATCTCCCGCACCGTTCAAGTCGAGAAGCAGTATTGCAAAATATGGAAAGGTCCAAGGAATTAACGATTCTACTCAGAAAACCTAAGGATCCTGTTATTCATGATGGACTAGAACCTCCGAAGAGATGTGACTACCCGTCAAATGAAAAGTTATTCCCAGAATACCTAAACTATGCCGATTGTATAAAGAGTTTAACGGACAGGTTAAAATACCACGGATTGTTTCTAAACAATTTAGATGTTAGGATGAAACTGGAGGATACTTTTGCTGATGTGGTGAACTCTCAATTTGTTAACCACAATGCCAATAAAATTCAGTTAGATAAAGCAAAAAAGTTTATTGCCTtatatgaaacaatcaGATTTTCAGGCAAAGATGTTACGAGAGACCAGTTCATAAACTTTGTTAAATTATGTCTCTATTTTGGAGAAATGTCATTAACAAGGGATATTTCGTTTGCAAATTTACAGAATTTTAAATTAAACGGTAGttctaataatattgaaaGAACTGAATCAAAGTATTCAATTAACCCGTTTGATGAAAACGAATACGCACAGGATGATATGCATTATTTTCCTGAATCGCCTACTCACTTGGTTAGAGAAAGCAGCAGAAGCACCGTGGCAAGGCATATCTCATCTGGTGTAGACCTGACCAATTCTGAAGGACACCAGTGCGAGTCAGACTCTGATTGTAACGCACTGCGCGACAAACTTACAGAAGTAGATAGCTACAAAAGTGTAATCCGTCATTAA
- the PKR1 gene encoding Pkr1p (similar to Saccharomyces cerevisiae PKR1 (YMR123W); ancestral locus Anc_2.415), protein MANFFVKLWESVFEPGTSPQLIIATHVSFVALLLTLIWLIYATNGNIHFYVLFGISLLLWITVIWFINELSQVKLKDNVELDNAANKKDSNAIKNNEKDNEEGGNSSSTSRPTQTHSRSRKA, encoded by the coding sequence ATGgctaatttttttgttaaattgTGGGAAAGTGTGTTCGAACCAGGGACCTCCCCTCAGCTAATCATTGCCACGCACGTATCGTTTGTTGCATTACTGTTGACTCTAATTTGGCTCATTTATGCCACAAACGGGAACATACACTTTTATGTTCTCTTCGGTATATCGCTTCTGCTCTGGATCACTGTCATCTGGTTCATAAACGAATTGTCACAGGTTAAATTGAAGGATAATGTTGAACTGGACAACGCTGCCAATAAGAAGGATTCAAACGCCATAAAGAACAACGAAAAGGACAATGAAGAAGGAGGAAACTCCTCAAGTACCTCCAGACCGACTCAAACGCATTCTAGGTCGAGAAAAGCATAG